In Deinococcus maricopensis DSM 21211, one genomic interval encodes:
- a CDS encoding LuxR C-terminal-related transcriptional regulator, translating to MPDPIRVAVIDDHPLFREGVIAALQADHDIDVIAEGGSAPDAVQAAAHHLPEVMLLDLHLPGGGLEALREVAASYPATRVVMLTFSEDEADVLAALKAGARGYIIKGVTGRELRGVIRAVSQGEVSITPMLASGLLYELARPEREPPGGLMTTLTARERQILEGVAAGRSNKEIARELELTEKTVKHYMTNVLQKLQVRNRVEAALLAQREMQRQK from the coding sequence ATGCCTGACCCGATCCGCGTCGCCGTCATCGACGACCACCCCCTGTTCCGCGAAGGCGTCATCGCCGCCCTCCAAGCCGATCACGACATTGACGTCATCGCCGAGGGCGGCAGCGCCCCCGACGCCGTCCAGGCGGCCGCGCACCACCTGCCGGAAGTCATGCTCCTCGACCTGCACCTGCCCGGCGGCGGACTGGAAGCCCTGCGGGAAGTGGCGGCCTCGTACCCCGCCACGCGCGTGGTCATGCTGACCTTCAGTGAAGACGAGGCGGACGTCCTCGCCGCGCTGAAAGCCGGCGCGCGCGGGTACATCATCAAGGGCGTCACCGGGCGTGAACTGCGAGGCGTGATCCGCGCTGTCAGCCAGGGCGAAGTCAGCATCACGCCCATGCTCGCCAGCGGCCTCTTGTACGAACTCGCCCGCCCGGAACGCGAGCCGCCCGGCGGACTGATGACCACCCTGACCGCGCGCGAACGGCAGATTCTGGAGGGCGTCGCGGCTGGTCGCAGCAACAAGGAAATCGCGCGGGAGCTGGAACTCACCGAGAAGACGGTCAAGCACTACATGACGAACGTGCTGCAGAAACTTCAGGTGCGCAACCGCGTGGAGGCCGCGCTGCTCGCACAACGCGAAATGCAACGTCAGAAGTAG
- a CDS encoding cupredoxin domain-containing protein — MKQIRMLAAVALIAGTFAIHAEAQSHGTHAAPQVIEVKMTEWDMGLKNLTVKGPVQLNIVNDGKFPHALTLEGKVGGKEIEISTPVLTAGQKSVLVVNLPAGKYEVYCPVGNHEERGMKSTLTVKDQ, encoded by the coding sequence ATGAAACAGATCCGTATGCTCGCCGCCGTTGCACTGATCGCTGGAACGTTCGCCATTCATGCTGAGGCTCAATCGCACGGTACCCACGCGGCCCCGCAGGTCATCGAGGTGAAGATGACCGAGTGGGACATGGGCCTGAAGAACCTCACCGTGAAGGGGCCAGTGCAGCTGAACATCGTGAATGACGGCAAGTTCCCGCACGCCCTCACGCTGGAGGGCAAGGTTGGCGGCAAGGAAATCGAGATTTCCACGCCGGTCCTCACGGCCGGACAAAAGAGCGTGCTGGTGGTCAACCTGCCCGCCGGGAAGTACGAGGTGTACTGCCCGGTGGGGAACCACGAGGAGCGCGGCATGAAGAGCACGCTCACCGTCAAAGATCAGTAA
- a CDS encoding sensor histidine kinase, whose translation MSTPALRRPATPARPAWWRTLRAGTLAQQYASASLLVLLASLLIVGWWVGVQIQEGVVHRTAAATSLYVENFIVTQVQELNHTERLYPRHIQGIEKLLASTPLGREIVGIKVWGPGGRVVYGEHAGQVFPVKDEQARAWRGEVVSHITVPDDEENEDMRAQYPRLIETYTPIRLEGSDRVLAVAEFYQNVQQLDREVRWAQARSWVVVTLVIIVTYLILSGLVRRGSLTIEGQRAELDAHVQHLETLLHQNHELHERVQRAASRTVAMNERFLRRVASDLHDGPAQELSHALLRLDTLLHAVPADQRPALERDVTAIERALASALTEMRTLARDLRLPDLDHLSVQDVVARAVRDHVRRTETPVDLNVDAPPTLTSVPVSVKMAAFRIVQESLTNAYKHAGGREQHVHVRNDDDCVVLEVSDGGNGLNWTGASTPQHLGLAGMRERAESLGGTFEVTCRGGSGTLIRARLPLAPEDPDA comes from the coding sequence ATGTCGACGCCTGCCCTCCGCCGCCCCGCCACCCCCGCCCGGCCCGCATGGTGGCGGACGCTGCGCGCCGGCACGCTCGCGCAGCAGTATGCGAGCGCCAGCCTGCTGGTCCTGCTCGCCAGCCTGCTCATCGTCGGCTGGTGGGTGGGCGTGCAGATTCAGGAAGGCGTTGTGCACCGGACCGCCGCCGCCACGTCCCTGTACGTCGAGAACTTCATCGTCACGCAGGTGCAGGAACTCAACCACACCGAGCGCCTCTACCCCCGGCACATCCAAGGCATCGAGAAGCTGCTCGCCAGCACCCCCCTCGGCCGGGAAATCGTCGGCATCAAGGTGTGGGGTCCAGGCGGACGCGTCGTGTACGGCGAGCACGCCGGGCAGGTGTTCCCCGTCAAGGACGAGCAGGCGCGCGCATGGCGCGGCGAAGTCGTCTCGCACATCACCGTGCCCGACGACGAGGAGAACGAGGACATGCGCGCGCAGTACCCGCGCCTCATCGAAACGTACACCCCCATCCGCCTCGAAGGGTCCGACCGCGTGCTCGCCGTCGCGGAGTTCTACCAGAACGTCCAGCAGCTCGACCGGGAGGTCCGCTGGGCGCAGGCGCGCAGCTGGGTGGTCGTGACGCTCGTCATCATCGTCACGTACCTGATCCTGTCTGGCCTCGTGCGGCGCGGCAGCCTCACCATCGAAGGGCAACGCGCCGAACTCGACGCGCACGTGCAGCACCTCGAAACGTTGCTGCACCAGAACCACGAACTGCACGAACGCGTGCAGCGGGCCGCGTCGCGGACGGTCGCCATGAATGAACGGTTCCTGCGCCGCGTCGCCAGCGACCTGCACGACGGCCCCGCGCAGGAACTCAGCCACGCGCTCCTGCGACTCGACACGCTCCTGCACGCCGTCCCCGCCGATCAACGCCCCGCTCTGGAACGCGACGTCACCGCCATCGAACGGGCGCTCGCCTCCGCCCTGACGGAAATGCGGACCCTCGCGCGGGACCTGCGCCTCCCCGACCTCGACCACCTGAGCGTGCAGGACGTCGTCGCCCGCGCCGTCCGCGACCACGTGCGCCGCACCGAAACGCCCGTGGACCTGAACGTCGACGCGCCCCCCACGCTCACCAGCGTGCCCGTCAGCGTCAAGATGGCGGCGTTCCGCATCGTGCAGGAAAGCCTGACGAACGCGTACAAACACGCCGGCGGACGCGAACAGCACGTGCACGTCCGCAACGACGACGACTGCGTGGTTCTCGAGGTGTCCGACGGCGGGAACGGCCTGAACTGGACGGGGGCGTCCACCCCGCAGCACCTCGGCCTTGCCGGCATGCGCGAACGCGCCGAAAGCCTCGGCGGCACCTTCGAGGTGACGTGCCGCGGCGGCAGCGGCACCCTCATTCGCGCGCGCCTGCCCCTCGCCCCGGAGGACCCTGATGCCTGA